A window of the Miscanthus floridulus cultivar M001 chromosome 14, ASM1932011v1, whole genome shotgun sequence genome harbors these coding sequences:
- the LOC136504871 gene encoding uncharacterized protein isoform X1 has protein sequence MRPGYGDARQPLPGRYGLYHFGTSGAAVAAATAVTHPLDVIKVRLQMQLAGQRGNLVGMGTIFTQMVEAEGTRSLYLGLAPALTRSVVYGGLRLGLYEPCKHVCSYAFGSTNFAFKFASGVIAGGLATALTNPMEVLKVRLQMSKSSTSTTGEMRKVLAHEGFKALWKGVGPAVARAGCLTASQMATYDEAKQALMKWTPLEEGFQLHLISSCIAGTAGTLVTAPVDMIKTRLMLQRESKGARVYRNGFHCAYQVVVTEGVKSLYKGGFATFARLGPQTTITFVVCEKLRELAGMTAI, from the exons ATGCGGCCGGGGTACGGAGACGCACGACAGCCGCTGCCGGGGCGGTACGGGTTGTACCACTTCGGCACCAgcggcgccgccgtcgccgccgccaccgccgtcacCCATCCGCTCG ATGTTATCAAAGTCAGGCTTCAAATGCAGCTTGCTGGGCAAAGAGGAAACTTAGTTGGAATG GGAACAATATTTACACAAATGGTTGAAGCGGAAGGGACTCGATCACTCTACCTGGGACTTGCACCAGCGTTGACAAGATCTGTCGTGTATGGTGGCCTTCGGTTAGGATTGTATGAGCCCTGCAAGCATGTCTGCAGTTATGCATTTGGTTCAACAAACTTTGCTTTTAAATTTGCATCTGGAGTCATTGCTGGGGGCCTTGCAACTGCTTTAACAAATCCCATGGAGGTTTTGAAG GTGAGGTTGCAGATGAGTAAAAGCAGTACCAGTACAACAGGAGAGATGAGGAAAGTTTTAGCGCATGAAGGGTTCAAAGCACTTTGGAAAGGAGTTGGCCCAGCAGTGGCAAGAGCAGGTTGCCTCACCGCATCACAAATGGCAACTTACGACGAGGCCAAGCAG GCCTTAATGAAGTGGACACCACTTGAAGAAGGTTTCCAATTACATCTCAT CTCGAGTTGCATAGCTGGAACAGCTGGTACTCTTGTGACCGCACCTGTAGACATGATCAAAACACGGTTAATGCTGCAACGGGAGTCCAAAGGTGCCAGAGTATACAGGAATGGATTCCATTGTGCTTACCAG GTTGTGGTGACAGAGGGTGTGAAGTCACTTTATAAAGG CGGATTTGCCACATTTGCGAGATTAGGCCCTCAGACAACGATCACCTTCGTCGTGTGCGAGAAACTGCGTGAACTTGCAGGAATGACTGCTATCTAG
- the LOC136504871 gene encoding uncharacterized protein isoform X2 has translation MQLAGQRGNLVGMGTIFTQMVEAEGTRSLYLGLAPALTRSVVYGGLRLGLYEPCKHVCSYAFGSTNFAFKFASGVIAGGLATALTNPMEVLKVRLQMSKSSTSTTGEMRKVLAHEGFKALWKGVGPAVARAGCLTASQMATYDEAKQALMKWTPLEEGFQLHLISSCIAGTAGTLVTAPVDMIKTRLMLQRESKGARVYRNGFHCAYQVVVTEGVKSLYKGGFATFARLGPQTTITFVVCEKLRELAGMTAI, from the exons ATGCAGCTTGCTGGGCAAAGAGGAAACTTAGTTGGAATG GGAACAATATTTACACAAATGGTTGAAGCGGAAGGGACTCGATCACTCTACCTGGGACTTGCACCAGCGTTGACAAGATCTGTCGTGTATGGTGGCCTTCGGTTAGGATTGTATGAGCCCTGCAAGCATGTCTGCAGTTATGCATTTGGTTCAACAAACTTTGCTTTTAAATTTGCATCTGGAGTCATTGCTGGGGGCCTTGCAACTGCTTTAACAAATCCCATGGAGGTTTTGAAG GTGAGGTTGCAGATGAGTAAAAGCAGTACCAGTACAACAGGAGAGATGAGGAAAGTTTTAGCGCATGAAGGGTTCAAAGCACTTTGGAAAGGAGTTGGCCCAGCAGTGGCAAGAGCAGGTTGCCTCACCGCATCACAAATGGCAACTTACGACGAGGCCAAGCAG GCCTTAATGAAGTGGACACCACTTGAAGAAGGTTTCCAATTACATCTCAT CTCGAGTTGCATAGCTGGAACAGCTGGTACTCTTGTGACCGCACCTGTAGACATGATCAAAACACGGTTAATGCTGCAACGGGAGTCCAAAGGTGCCAGAGTATACAGGAATGGATTCCATTGTGCTTACCAG GTTGTGGTGACAGAGGGTGTGAAGTCACTTTATAAAGG CGGATTTGCCACATTTGCGAGATTAGGCCCTCAGACAACGATCACCTTCGTCGTGTGCGAGAAACTGCGTGAACTTGCAGGAATGACTGCTATCTAG